Proteins from a genomic interval of Burkholderia cepacia GG4:
- a CDS encoding EamA family transporter yields the protein MNPVSFVCIITGVMLNACAQLLLKAGVNAVGHFEFSRANIIPVGLKIATQLPIIGGLGCYVLSVVVWILGLSRVDVSIAYPMLSLGYVVNAFAAWYLFGEVLSVQRLVGIGIILIGVLVLARS from the coding sequence ATGAATCCCGTTTCGTTCGTCTGCATCATCACCGGCGTGATGCTCAACGCCTGTGCGCAACTTCTGCTGAAAGCCGGCGTCAATGCCGTCGGGCACTTCGAATTCAGCCGCGCGAACATCATCCCGGTCGGCCTGAAGATCGCGACCCAGCTGCCGATCATCGGCGGCCTCGGCTGCTACGTGCTGAGCGTCGTCGTCTGGATTCTCGGGCTGTCGCGGGTCGACGTGTCGATCGCCTACCCGATGCTGTCGCTCGGCTACGTGGTCAACGCGTTCGCGGCCTGGTACCTGTTCGGCGAGGTGCTGTCGGTCCAGCGGCTCGTCGGCATCGGCATCATCCTGATCGGCGTGCTCGTGCTTGCGCGCAGTTGA
- a CDS encoding glycosyltransferase family 39 protein has translation MNDTPSRLPVNRITLVLLLVALAIVWFAPLGLRHLIPSDEGRYAEMAREMFVTGDWITPRYNGYKYFEKPPLQTWLNALTFAWFGVGEWQARLYTGLASFAGVLLVGFTGARLFNPLSGFLAAVVLACSPYWNLMGHFNALDMGLAFWMALSLCSLLLAQRPGLRASAVRGWMWACWAAMAFAVLSKGLVGLILPGAVLVLYTLIARDWALWKRLYLVSGLVIFFAIVTPWFVLVQQRNPEFFNFFFIVQQFRRYLTPEQNRPGPFYYFVPVLLVGFLPWLSVAWQSIRHALRMPRQPNGFSPMLVLLIWSAFIFLFFSASHSKLLSYVLPIAPALALMIGAYLPLMTADRFRRHLLGYLVFVVVAAFGIIFLAYLGDARTPNALYRAFQMWLYAGLAVAGALTLAAAWLNRRAGVAAAITAFGAAWLAFGTIGGTGHDEFGRYSSGALLAPAVRAELAKLPADTPFYSIEMLDHTFPFYMGHTTIMVHRQDELSFGISVEPDKWIPTVDQWIARWQQETHALAIMPPGQYDTLVKQGVPMRVIARDNRRVIVEKPQS, from the coding sequence ATGAACGATACGCCGTCGAGGCTACCGGTCAATCGCATCACGCTCGTCCTCCTGCTCGTCGCGCTCGCGATCGTCTGGTTCGCGCCGCTCGGGCTGCGCCACCTGATCCCGAGCGACGAAGGCCGCTACGCGGAGATGGCGCGGGAAATGTTCGTCACCGGCGACTGGATCACGCCGCGCTACAACGGCTACAAATACTTCGAGAAGCCGCCGCTGCAGACCTGGCTGAACGCGCTGACGTTCGCGTGGTTCGGTGTCGGCGAGTGGCAGGCCCGCCTCTACACAGGGCTCGCCAGCTTCGCCGGCGTGCTGCTGGTCGGCTTCACCGGCGCCCGCCTGTTCAACCCGCTGTCCGGCTTCCTCGCGGCCGTCGTGCTCGCGTGCTCGCCGTACTGGAACCTGATGGGCCACTTCAACGCGCTCGACATGGGGCTCGCGTTCTGGATGGCGCTGTCGCTGTGCTCGCTGCTGCTCGCGCAGCGGCCCGGGCTGCGCGCGAGCGCGGTGCGCGGCTGGATGTGGGCGTGCTGGGCCGCGATGGCGTTCGCCGTGCTGTCCAAGGGCCTCGTCGGCCTGATCCTGCCGGGCGCGGTGCTGGTGCTCTATACGCTGATCGCCCGCGACTGGGCCCTGTGGAAGCGGCTGTACCTGGTCAGCGGCCTCGTGATCTTCTTCGCGATCGTCACGCCGTGGTTCGTGCTCGTCCAGCAGCGCAACCCCGAGTTCTTCAACTTCTTCTTCATCGTCCAGCAGTTCCGCCGGTACCTGACCCCGGAACAGAACCGCCCGGGCCCGTTCTACTATTTCGTGCCGGTTCTGCTGGTCGGCTTCCTGCCGTGGCTGTCGGTCGCGTGGCAGAGCATCCGCCATGCGCTGCGCATGCCGCGCCAGCCGAACGGCTTCTCCCCGATGCTCGTGCTGCTGATCTGGAGCGCGTTCATCTTCCTGTTCTTCAGCGCGTCGCATTCGAAGCTGCTCTCGTACGTGCTGCCGATCGCGCCGGCGCTCGCGCTGATGATCGGCGCGTACCTGCCGCTGATGACCGCCGACCGGTTCCGCCGTCACTTGCTCGGCTACCTCGTGTTCGTCGTGGTCGCCGCGTTCGGGATCATCTTCCTCGCCTACCTGGGCGACGCCCGCACGCCGAACGCGCTGTACCGCGCATTCCAGATGTGGCTGTATGCAGGCCTCGCAGTTGCGGGCGCGCTGACGCTCGCGGCAGCCTGGCTGAACCGCCGCGCAGGCGTCGCGGCCGCGATCACCGCGTTCGGCGCCGCGTGGCTCGCGTTCGGCACGATCGGCGGCACGGGCCACGACGAATTCGGCCGCTACAGCTCCGGCGCGCTGCTCGCGCCCGCCGTGCGCGCCGAACTGGCGAAACTGCCGGCCGACACGCCGTTCTACTCGATCGAGATGCTCGATCACACGTTCCCGTTCTATATGGGCCACACGACCATCATGGTCCATCGTCAGGACGAGCTCTCGTTCGGAATCTCGGTCGAGCCGGACAAATGGATCCCGACCGTCGACCAATGGATCGCGCGCTGGCAACAGGAAACTCATGCGCTCGCGATCATGCCGCCCGGCCAGTACGACACGCTGGTCAAGCAAGGCGTGCCGATGCGCGTGATCGCGCGCGACAACCGCCGCGTGATCGTCGAGAAACCGCAATCGTAA
- a CDS encoding Mth938-like domain-containing protein, which produces MKLHQDASGALNTVTGYGPDYVDVNLQRHEGSVIVLPGAPVQDWPVSSFDALTPEHFAMLLDPAPELVIFGSGARLRFPHPRLLAALTAKRIGVETMDFQAACRTYNILMAEGRKVAAALLIER; this is translated from the coding sequence TTGAAACTGCACCAGGACGCGAGCGGCGCGCTCAACACCGTCACCGGCTACGGCCCCGATTATGTCGACGTCAACCTCCAACGCCACGAAGGGAGCGTCATCGTGCTGCCCGGCGCACCGGTGCAGGACTGGCCCGTGTCGTCGTTCGACGCGCTCACGCCCGAGCATTTCGCGATGCTGCTCGACCCGGCGCCCGAACTCGTGATCTTCGGCAGCGGCGCGCGGCTGCGCTTCCCGCACCCGCGGCTCCTCGCCGCACTCACGGCCAAGCGGATCGGCGTCGAGACGATGGACTTCCAGGCCGCCTGCCGCACCTACAACATCCTGATGGCCGAGGGCCGCAAAGTCGCCGCCGCGCTCTTAATTGAACGTTAA
- a CDS encoding pyridoxal phosphate-dependent aminotransferase codes for MKPIQKSNKLLNVCYDIRGPVLEHAKRLEEEGHRIIKLNIGNLAPFGFDAPDEIIQDMIRNLPSSSGYSDSKGVFSARKAVMHYTQEKGVVGVGLDDIYIGNGASELIVMATQALLNDGDEVLLPAPDYPLWTAAVSLSGGTPVHYVCDEQNAWMPDLDDIRRKITPNTKAIVVINPNNPTGALYSDELLLELLGIAREYGLIVFADEVYDKIVYDGLEHTALGSLSEDVITVTFNSLSKSYRSCGYRAGWMAVSGLGGDNRRRAKDYLEGLGILSSMRLCANVPGQFAIQTALGGYQSINELIVPSGRLYKQRELAYDMLTSIPGVTCVKPQAALYMFPRLDPKLYPIQNDQQFILDLLLEERVLLVQGTGFNWAAPDHFRVVFLPNLDDLTDSINRIARFLDGYRKRHSV; via the coding sequence GTGAAACCGATTCAGAAGTCGAACAAGCTGCTCAACGTCTGCTACGACATCCGTGGCCCGGTGCTCGAGCACGCGAAGCGCCTCGAGGAAGAAGGCCACCGCATCATCAAGCTGAACATCGGCAACCTCGCGCCGTTCGGTTTCGACGCGCCGGACGAGATCATCCAGGACATGATCCGCAATCTGCCGTCGTCGTCGGGCTATTCGGATTCGAAAGGCGTGTTCTCGGCCCGCAAGGCCGTGATGCACTACACGCAGGAAAAGGGTGTCGTCGGCGTCGGCCTCGACGACATCTACATCGGCAACGGCGCGTCCGAGCTGATCGTGATGGCGACCCAGGCGCTGCTGAACGACGGCGACGAGGTGCTGCTGCCGGCGCCGGACTACCCGCTGTGGACGGCCGCCGTGAGCCTGTCGGGCGGCACGCCCGTGCATTACGTGTGCGACGAGCAGAACGCGTGGATGCCCGACCTCGACGACATCCGCCGCAAGATCACGCCGAACACCAAGGCGATCGTCGTGATCAACCCGAACAACCCGACCGGCGCGCTTTATTCCGACGAATTACTGCTCGAGTTGCTCGGAATCGCGCGCGAGTACGGGCTGATCGTGTTCGCCGACGAGGTCTACGACAAGATCGTCTATGACGGGCTCGAGCACACGGCGCTGGGTTCGCTGTCGGAGGACGTGATCACCGTCACGTTCAACAGCCTGTCGAAGAGCTATCGCTCGTGCGGCTATCGCGCGGGCTGGATGGCGGTATCGGGCCTCGGCGGCGACAACCGCCGGCGCGCGAAGGATTACCTCGAGGGGCTCGGGATCCTGTCGTCGATGCGCCTGTGCGCGAACGTGCCGGGGCAGTTCGCGATCCAGACGGCGCTTGGCGGCTACCAGAGCATCAACGAGTTGATCGTGCCGAGCGGGCGCCTGTACAAGCAGCGCGAACTCGCGTATGACATGCTTACGTCGATTCCCGGCGTGACCTGCGTGAAGCCGCAGGCCGCGCTGTACATGTTCCCGCGCCTCGACCCGAAGCTCTACCCGATCCAGAACGACCAGCAGTTCATCCTCGACCTGTTGCTCGAGGAGCGCGTGCTGCTCGTGCAGGGCACGGGTTTCAACTGGGCGGCACCGGATCACTTCCGCGTGGTGTTCCTGCCAAACCTCGACGACCTGACCGATTCGATCAACCGGATCGCGCGCTTCCTCGACGGCTACCGCAAGCGCCATTCGGTCTGA
- a CDS encoding homoserine dehydrogenase yields MEPIKVGLLGFGTVGSGTFTVLRRNQEEIKRRAGRGIEVARIAVRNPAKAQAALGGDAGAAQITDDFNAVVDDPSISIIAEMIGGTGIARELVLRAIANGKHVVTANKALLAVHGTEIFEAAREKGVMVAFEAAVAGGIPIIKALREGLTANRIQYIAGIINGTTNYILSEMRDRGLDFATALKAAQELGYAEADPTFDIEGVDAAHKATIMSAIAFGVPVQFDRAYVEGISKLDATDLRYAEELGYRIKLLGITRRAENGIELRVHPTLIPEKRLLANVEGAMNAVVVHGDAVGTTLYYGKGAGAEPTASAVVADLVDVTRLHTADPEHRVPHLAFQPDSLSNTPILPIEEVTSGYYLRLRVADQTGVLADITRILAETGISIDALLQKESEQVDDANGETDIILITHETLEKRVNAAIAQIESLPTVVSKVTKLRMEALN; encoded by the coding sequence ATGGAACCGATCAAAGTTGGCCTGTTGGGCTTCGGCACCGTCGGCAGCGGCACCTTCACGGTGCTGCGCCGCAACCAGGAAGAAATCAAGCGACGCGCGGGGCGCGGCATCGAGGTGGCGCGCATTGCAGTGCGCAACCCGGCCAAGGCGCAGGCTGCGCTCGGCGGTGACGCCGGCGCCGCGCAGATCACCGACGATTTCAATGCGGTCGTCGACGATCCGTCGATCTCGATCATCGCCGAGATGATCGGCGGCACGGGCATCGCGCGCGAGCTCGTGCTGCGCGCGATCGCGAACGGCAAGCACGTCGTGACCGCGAACAAGGCGCTGCTCGCGGTGCACGGCACCGAGATCTTCGAGGCCGCGCGCGAAAAAGGCGTGATGGTCGCGTTCGAGGCGGCCGTCGCCGGCGGCATCCCGATCATCAAGGCGCTGCGCGAAGGCCTGACCGCGAACCGCATCCAGTACATCGCGGGCATCATCAACGGCACGACGAACTACATCCTGTCGGAAATGCGCGACCGCGGGCTCGACTTCGCGACCGCGCTGAAGGCCGCGCAGGAGCTCGGCTATGCGGAAGCCGATCCGACCTTCGACATCGAAGGCGTCGACGCCGCGCACAAGGCGACCATCATGAGCGCGATCGCGTTCGGCGTGCCGGTCCAGTTCGACCGCGCGTACGTCGAAGGCATCAGCAAGCTCGACGCGACTGACCTCCGCTACGCGGAAGAGCTCGGCTACCGGATCAAGCTGCTCGGCATCACGCGCCGCGCCGAGAACGGCATCGAGCTGCGCGTGCACCCGACGCTGATTCCCGAGAAGCGCCTGCTCGCGAATGTCGAGGGCGCGATGAACGCGGTCGTCGTGCACGGCGACGCGGTCGGCACGACGCTGTACTACGGCAAGGGCGCGGGCGCGGAACCGACCGCGTCGGCGGTCGTCGCGGATCTCGTCGACGTCACGCGCCTGCATACGGCCGACCCCGAGCATCGCGTGCCGCATCTCGCATTCCAGCCCGACAGCCTGTCGAACACGCCGATCCTGCCGATCGAGGAAGTGACGAGCGGCTACTACCTGCGCCTGCGCGTGGCCGATCAGACGGGCGTGCTCGCCGACATCACGCGCATCCTCGCCGAAACGGGCATCTCGATCGACGCGCTGCTGCAGAAGGAATCGGAGCAGGTCGACGACGCGAACGGCGAAACCGACATCATCCTGATCACGCACGAGACGCTCGAGAAGCGCGTCAACGCGGCGATCGCGCAGATCGAGAGCCTGCCGACGGTGGTCTCGAAGGTGACGAAGCTGCGCATGGAAGCGCTGAACTGA
- the thrC gene encoding threonine synthase, which translates to MNYISTRGAGIGERHTFSDILLGGLAKDGGLYLPAEYPKVSADELARWRALSYADLAFEILSKFCDDVPADDLRAITRRTYTAAVYSNTRHGENASDITPLKTLGTENGAALSLLELSNGPTLAFKDMAMQLLGNLFEYTLAKHGEALNILGATSGDTGSAAEYAMRGKAGVRVFMLSPHQKMSAFQTAQMFSLQDPNIFNLAVEGVFDDCQDIVKAVSNDHAYKAQQKIGTVNSINWARVVAQVVYYFKGYFAATQSNDERVSFTVPSGNFGNVCAGHIARMMGLPIAKLVVATNENDVLDEFFRTGAYRVRSAENTYHTSSPSMDISKASNFERFVFDLLGRDPARVMQLFRDVEEKGGFDLAASGDFARVAEFGFVSGRSSHTDRIATIRDVFARYSTMIDTHTADGVKVAREHLDAGVPMVVLETAQPIKFGETIREALDREAERPAAFDGLEALPQRFEVVKADAQQVKDFIAAHTGA; encoded by the coding sequence ATGAACTACATCTCCACGCGCGGCGCCGGCATCGGCGAGCGCCATACGTTCTCCGACATCCTGCTCGGCGGTCTCGCGAAGGACGGCGGGCTGTACCTGCCGGCCGAGTATCCGAAGGTTTCCGCCGACGAGCTCGCGCGCTGGCGCGCGCTGTCGTACGCGGATCTCGCCTTCGAGATCCTGTCGAAGTTCTGCGACGACGTGCCGGCCGACGACCTGCGCGCGATCACGCGCCGCACGTACACGGCTGCCGTGTACAGCAACACGCGCCACGGCGAGAACGCGTCCGACATCACGCCGCTGAAAACGCTCGGCACCGAAAACGGCGCGGCGCTGTCGCTGCTCGAACTGTCGAACGGCCCGACGCTCGCGTTCAAGGACATGGCGATGCAGCTGCTCGGCAACCTGTTCGAGTACACGCTCGCGAAGCACGGCGAAGCGCTGAACATCCTCGGCGCGACGTCGGGCGACACGGGCAGCGCGGCCGAGTACGCGATGCGCGGCAAGGCCGGCGTGCGCGTGTTCATGCTGTCGCCGCACCAGAAGATGAGCGCGTTCCAGACGGCCCAGATGTTCAGCCTGCAGGATCCGAACATCTTCAACCTCGCGGTCGAAGGCGTGTTCGACGACTGCCAGGACATCGTGAAGGCCGTCTCGAACGATCACGCGTACAAGGCGCAGCAGAAGATCGGCACCGTCAACTCGATCAACTGGGCGCGCGTCGTCGCGCAGGTCGTGTACTACTTCAAGGGCTATTTCGCGGCGACGCAGTCGAACGACGAGCGCGTGTCGTTCACGGTGCCGTCGGGCAACTTCGGCAACGTCTGCGCGGGCCACATCGCGCGGATGATGGGGCTGCCGATCGCGAAGCTGGTGGTCGCGACCAACGAGAACGACGTGCTCGACGAGTTCTTCCGCACCGGCGCGTATCGCGTGCGCAGCGCCGAAAACACGTATCACACGAGCAGCCCGAGCATGGACATCTCGAAGGCGTCGAACTTCGAGCGCTTCGTGTTCGACCTGCTCGGACGCGATCCGGCCCGCGTGATGCAGTTGTTCCGCGACGTCGAGGAGAAGGGCGGCTTCGACCTCGCGGCGAGCGGCGATTTCGCGCGCGTGGCCGAATTCGGCTTCGTGTCGGGTCGCAGCAGCCACACGGACCGCATCGCGACGATCCGCGACGTGTTCGCGCGCTACAGCACGATGATCGATACCCATACCGCCGACGGCGTGAAGGTCGCGCGCGAGCATCTCGACGCGGGTGTGCCGATGGTGGTGCTCGAGACGGCCCAGCCGATCAAGTTCGGCGAGACGATCCGCGAAGCGCTCGATCGCGAAGCCGAGCGGCCGGCCGCATTCGACGGGCTCGAGGCGCTGCCGCAGCGTTTCGAGGTCGTGAAGGCCGACGCGCAGCAGGTGAAGGACTTCATCGCCGCGCATACGGGCGCGTAA
- the glp gene encoding gephyrin-like molybdotransferase Glp → MSNPNPAAPRAPMLSTAEALAALLDAAKPLPGAETVATLDALGRVLAADVSSSLDVPPMHTSAMDGYAVRVADLLHGERRLPVSQRIPAGHPAAPLAAGTAARIFTGATVPPGADAVVMQEQTSADGDAVEILHTPKAGEWITAQGADIRQGSVILPAGTRLTPQALGLAASVGCAQLAVARRLRVAVFFTGDELTMPGEPLKPGAIYNSNRFTLRGLLERLGCHVTDYGIVPDSLAATRDTLREAARDHDVILTSGGVSVGDEDHVKPAVEAEGRLALWQIAMKPGKPLAFGAVRRGDERPDAHFIGLPGNPVSSFVTFLLFVRPFLLRLSGVRDVAPRALSLRADFSQSKGDRRNEFLRARVNAAGGLDLFPNQSSAVLTSTVWGDGLIDNPPQHAISAGETVRFIPFSELLS, encoded by the coding sequence ATGTCGAACCCGAATCCCGCGGCGCCGCGCGCGCCGATGCTGTCGACCGCCGAAGCGCTCGCCGCACTGCTCGACGCCGCGAAGCCGCTGCCCGGCGCCGAAACCGTCGCCACGCTGGATGCGCTCGGCCGCGTGCTGGCGGCCGACGTGAGTTCGTCGCTCGACGTGCCGCCGATGCATACGAGCGCGATGGACGGCTATGCGGTGCGCGTCGCCGACCTGCTGCACGGCGAGCGGCGCCTGCCCGTGTCGCAGCGGATCCCGGCCGGCCATCCGGCCGCGCCGCTCGCGGCGGGCACGGCCGCGCGGATCTTTACCGGCGCGACGGTGCCGCCCGGCGCGGATGCCGTGGTGATGCAGGAGCAGACGTCGGCCGATGGCGACGCGGTCGAGATCCTGCATACGCCGAAAGCCGGTGAATGGATCACCGCGCAGGGCGCGGACATCCGCCAGGGTTCGGTGATCCTGCCGGCCGGCACGCGGCTCACGCCGCAGGCGCTCGGCCTCGCCGCGTCGGTCGGTTGTGCGCAGCTGGCGGTCGCGCGGCGGCTGCGCGTCGCGGTGTTCTTCACCGGCGACGAACTGACGATGCCGGGCGAGCCGCTGAAGCCTGGCGCGATCTACAACTCGAACCGCTTCACGCTGCGCGGGCTGCTGGAGCGGCTCGGCTGCCACGTGACCGACTACGGCATCGTGCCCGACTCGCTTGCCGCGACCCGCGACACGCTGCGCGAGGCCGCGCGCGATCACGACGTGATCCTGACGAGCGGCGGCGTATCGGTCGGCGACGAGGATCACGTGAAGCCGGCCGTCGAGGCCGAAGGGCGGCTCGCGCTGTGGCAGATCGCGATGAAGCCCGGCAAGCCGCTCGCATTCGGCGCGGTGCGCCGCGGCGACGAGCGCCCCGACGCGCATTTCATCGGGCTGCCCGGCAATCCCGTGTCGAGCTTCGTCACGTTCCTGCTGTTCGTGCGGCCGTTCCTGCTGCGCCTGTCCGGCGTGCGCGACGTCGCGCCGCGCGCGCTGTCGCTGCGCGCGGACTTTTCGCAAAGCAAGGGCGACCGGCGCAACGAATTTCTGCGGGCGCGCGTCAATGCGGCCGGCGGCCTGGATCTGTTCCCGAACCAGAGCTCGGCGGTGCTGACGTCGACGGTGTGGGGCGACGGCCTGATCGACAATCCGCCGCAGCACGCGATCAGCGCAGGCGAGACCGTGCGTTTCATTCCGTTTTCCGAACTGCTGTCGTAA
- the moaD gene encoding molybdopterin converting factor subunit 1: protein MKIQLKFFASVREALGVSDEQADVPDGVTTVGDVRAWLRLRGGAWAETLAEGRALRMACNHEMTDPGTRLTDGCEVAFFPPVTGG, encoded by the coding sequence ATGAAGATTCAGCTGAAGTTCTTTGCAAGCGTGCGCGAGGCGCTGGGCGTGTCCGACGAGCAGGCCGACGTGCCGGACGGCGTGACGACCGTCGGCGACGTGCGCGCGTGGCTGCGCCTGCGCGGCGGCGCGTGGGCCGAGACGCTCGCCGAAGGGCGCGCGTTGCGGATGGCGTGCAATCACGAGATGACCGACCCCGGCACGCGGCTTACCGACGGCTGCGAGGTCGCGTTCTTTCCGCCGGTGACGGGCGGTTGA
- a CDS encoding molybdenum cofactor biosynthesis protein MoaE → MATIRIQTDDFDLNAEVAALRARNPRIGAVACFVGTVRDLNEGDSVAAMELEHYPGMTEKALEKIAVEAGRRWPGIDVAIVHRVGRLLPLDQIVMVATVASHRGDAFASCEFVMDYLKTEAPFWKKETTPDGERWVDARSTDDAALARWGIESGNTPR, encoded by the coding sequence ATGGCGACAATACGAATCCAGACCGACGACTTCGACCTGAACGCCGAAGTGGCGGCATTGCGCGCGCGCAATCCCAGGATCGGCGCGGTCGCGTGCTTCGTCGGCACGGTGCGCGACCTGAACGAAGGCGATTCCGTCGCCGCGATGGAGCTCGAGCACTATCCGGGGATGACCGAGAAGGCGCTCGAGAAGATCGCCGTCGAGGCTGGCCGCCGCTGGCCCGGCATCGACGTCGCGATCGTGCATCGCGTCGGCAGGCTGCTGCCGCTCGACCAGATCGTGATGGTCGCGACGGTCGCGTCGCATCGCGGCGACGCGTTCGCGTCGTGCGAGTTCGTGATGGATTACCTGAAGACCGAGGCGCCGTTCTGGAAGAAGGAAACGACGCCGGACGGCGAGCGCTGGGTCGACGCTCGCAGCACCGACGATGCCGCGCTCGCGCGCTGGGGCATCGAATCCGGCAACACGCCGCGTTGA
- a CDS encoding group III truncated hemoglobin has protein sequence MTALPASPDTAPARPRDAEPTEDNIRDLVYAFYDRVRADPLLGPVFDAKLDGRWDDHLPKMVSFWSSLVLGTKGYRGNVQQAHQPLDGVEPAHFSRWLSLFLKTVEARYTPPAAIRFMEPALRIAQSLQLSRFGWDYQVPPEQQALLDAIAPRRRDAGDDPHALPSRARGEPFPTRIIGRSTDPDA, from the coding sequence ATGACTGCCCTGCCTGCCTCGCCCGATACCGCGCCGGCCCGCCCGCGCGACGCCGAACCGACCGAAGACAACATCCGCGACCTCGTCTACGCGTTCTACGATCGGGTGCGCGCCGATCCGCTGCTCGGGCCCGTGTTCGACGCGAAGCTGGACGGCCGCTGGGACGACCATTTGCCGAAGATGGTCAGCTTCTGGTCGAGCCTCGTGCTCGGCACCAAGGGCTATCGCGGCAACGTGCAGCAGGCGCACCAGCCGCTCGACGGGGTCGAGCCCGCGCATTTCAGCCGCTGGCTGTCGCTGTTCCTAAAGACCGTCGAGGCGCGCTACACGCCGCCCGCGGCCATCCGCTTCATGGAACCGGCGCTGCGGATCGCGCAGAGCCTGCAGTTGAGCCGCTTCGGCTGGGATTATCAGGTTCCGCCCGAGCAGCAGGCACTGCTCGATGCGATCGCGCCGCGCCGCCGCGACGCGGGCGACGATCCGCACGCGCTGCCGTCACGCGCCCGCGGCGAACCGTTTCCGACCCGGATCATCGGGCGCAGCACCGATCCGGACGCCTGA
- a CDS encoding Rrf2 family transcriptional regulator, translating to MRLTDYTDYSLRVMLYLAVRGEGLATIQEISDAYGISKNHLMKVVQQLGELGWVDTVRGRNGGLRLFPESLTLTVGQVVRATENDFALVGCFAADGAESRGCVIEPQCRLKGVLVAARDAFFAELDRHTIGELAVPASPLAALLGIRPIALVRAEPSSDHVPVSAEAPSKAG from the coding sequence ATGAGACTCACCGACTACACCGACTATTCGCTGCGCGTCATGCTTTACCTCGCCGTGCGCGGCGAGGGGCTCGCGACGATCCAGGAGATCTCGGACGCCTACGGCATCTCGAAGAACCATCTGATGAAAGTCGTGCAGCAGCTCGGCGAGCTCGGCTGGGTCGACACGGTTCGCGGCCGCAACGGCGGGTTGCGGCTGTTTCCCGAATCGCTGACGCTGACGGTCGGCCAGGTGGTGCGCGCGACCGAGAACGATTTCGCGCTGGTCGGCTGCTTTGCGGCCGACGGCGCCGAGTCGCGCGGCTGCGTGATCGAGCCGCAGTGCCGTCTGAAGGGCGTGCTGGTGGCCGCGCGCGATGCGTTCTTCGCCGAACTCGACCGCCACACGATCGGCGAGCTGGCCGTACCCGCGTCGCCGCTCGCCGCGCTGCTGGGCATTCGGCCGATTGCGCTCGTGCGTGCCGAGCCGTCATCGGACCACGTGCCGGTGTCTGCCGAAGCGCCGTCCAAGGCCGGCTGA